In Streptomyces sp. DG2A-72, one genomic interval encodes:
- a CDS encoding ATP-binding protein codes for MRDPLSVLTDAFTSFLFGKVETTRLPVRTSTGQAQAVYLPTAAPGLGDSGVIIGREVYSGKGYIYDPFQLYGQQLPAPHWLVLGESGNGKSALEKTYVLRQLRFRDRQVVVLDAQGEDGVGEWNLIAQELGITPIRLDPMAALDHGIRLNPLDPAITTTGQLALLRTIIEVAMGHGLDERSGFALKVAHAYVNETIVERQPVLTDIVEQLRHPEPESAEAMNVDIDDVRAWGLDVALVLDRLVDGDLRGMFDGPTTVGIDLDAPLIVFDLSHIDRNSIAMPILMAIVGVWLEHTWIRPDRKKRIFLVEEAWHIIASPFVAQLFQRLLKFGRRLGLSFVAVVHHLSDVVDGAAAKEAAAILKMASTRTIYAQKADEARATGRVLGLPRWAVEIIPTLTPGIAVWDVNGNVQVVKHLVTETERPLVFTDRAMTESATDLTDDALRAAELEAEERAAAFVEQHLGDLDGSSESTVA; via the coding sequence ATGCGGGATCCGCTGTCCGTCCTCACCGACGCCTTCACGTCCTTCCTCTTCGGCAAGGTCGAGACGACCCGCCTCCCGGTGCGCACCTCCACGGGCCAGGCCCAGGCCGTCTACCTCCCCACCGCCGCCCCCGGCCTCGGCGACTCCGGCGTGATCATCGGCCGCGAGGTCTACTCCGGCAAGGGCTACATCTACGACCCCTTCCAGCTCTACGGCCAACAGCTCCCCGCCCCCCACTGGCTGGTCCTCGGCGAGTCCGGCAACGGCAAGTCGGCCCTGGAGAAGACGTACGTCCTACGACAACTGCGCTTCCGCGACCGCCAGGTCGTCGTCCTCGACGCCCAGGGCGAGGACGGAGTCGGCGAATGGAACCTGATCGCGCAGGAGCTGGGGATAACTCCTATCCGGCTGGACCCGATGGCGGCCCTGGACCACGGCATCCGCCTCAACCCCCTGGACCCCGCGATCACCACCACGGGCCAGCTCGCGCTCCTGCGCACGATCATCGAGGTCGCGATGGGCCACGGCCTGGACGAACGCTCCGGCTTCGCCCTCAAGGTCGCCCACGCCTACGTCAACGAGACGATCGTCGAACGCCAGCCCGTCCTCACCGACATCGTCGAGCAGCTACGACACCCCGAGCCGGAGTCGGCCGAGGCGATGAACGTCGACATAGACGACGTACGGGCGTGGGGCCTGGACGTGGCGCTGGTGCTGGACCGCCTCGTCGACGGTGACCTGCGCGGCATGTTCGACGGCCCGACGACGGTCGGCATCGACCTGGACGCCCCGCTGATCGTCTTCGACCTGTCCCACATCGACCGCAACTCCATCGCCATGCCGATCCTCATGGCGATCGTCGGCGTCTGGCTGGAGCACACCTGGATCCGTCCCGACCGGAAGAAGCGCATCTTCCTGGTCGAAGAGGCCTGGCACATCATCGCCAGCCCCTTCGTGGCCCAGCTCTTCCAGCGCCTGCTCAAGTTCGGCCGACGGCTGGGCCTGTCCTTCGTGGCCGTGGTCCACCACCTCTCCGACGTGGTGGACGGGGCGGCGGCGAAGGAGGCGGCGGCGATCCTCAAGATGGCATCGACACGGACGATCTATGCCCAGAAGGCCGATGAGGCGAGGGCGACAGGCCGGGTACTGGGTCTGCCGAGGTGGGCCGTCGAGATCATCCCGACGCTCACTCCCGGCATCGCGGTGTGGGACGTCAACGGCAATGTCCAGGTCGTCAAACACCTGGTCACCGAGACGGAACGGCCCCTCGTCTTCACCGACCGCGCGATGACCGAGTCCGCCACCGACCTCACGGACGACGCCCTGCGCGCCGCCGAGCTGGAGGCGGAGGAACGAGCGGCGGCCTTCGTGGAACAACACCTGGGTGACCTGGACGGCTCTTCGGAGTCGACGGTGGCGTAA